Proteins encoded within one genomic window of Paraglaciecola psychrophila 170:
- the pdsR gene encoding proteobacterial dedicated sortase system response regulator gives MSKRIALVEDDQALRENYIAALSKQGYEVQPYPNRSSAEQAFSERLPDLAIIDIGLEDEIDGGFAVCQQLRSLSKTLPIIFFTARDNDYDTICGLRMGADDYLTKDISLPHLLARIAALFRRTELLDRPQAQTDLIQTGDLLMDSKRMTVSWKGQGIELTVTEFWMLHAVAKFSGHVKSRQQLMDESKMVVDDSTITSHIKRIRKKFMQLDPDFDCVETVYGMGYRWKSV, from the coding sequence ATGTCAAAACGTATCGCCTTGGTTGAAGATGACCAAGCATTAAGGGAAAACTATATTGCTGCGCTTAGCAAGCAAGGTTATGAGGTACAACCCTATCCTAATCGAAGTAGTGCAGAACAGGCATTTTCTGAGCGACTACCGGATTTGGCGATCATTGATATTGGTCTAGAAGATGAAATAGATGGTGGTTTTGCTGTTTGTCAGCAATTAAGAAGTTTATCCAAAACCTTACCTATTATTTTTTTTACTGCGCGAGATAATGATTACGACACTATTTGTGGTTTGCGTATGGGCGCTGATGATTATCTGACCAAAGACATCAGTTTACCGCATTTATTGGCCAGAATAGCTGCACTGTTCAGACGGACGGAACTATTAGATAGGCCACAAGCACAAACTGACCTGATTCAAACAGGTGATTTGCTGATGGACAGCAAACGTATGACTGTCAGCTGGAAAGGGCAGGGCATTGAACTAACTGTTACCGAATTTTGGATGTTACACGCGGTTGCTAAATTTTCGGGACATGTCAAAAGCCGCCAACAACTGATGGATGAATCAAAGATGGTCGTGGATGACAGCACCATTACATCCCATATCAAACGTATTCGTAAGAAATTTATGCAGCTAGACCCAGATTTTGACTGTGTCGAGACCGTTTATGGTATGGGGTATAGATGGAAAAGCGTGTAA
- a CDS encoding TolB family protein, which yields MPSFDIYTADLSLQGSQLKVSHLKALTKRAEYDNQPVFLPDGNSLLYSAALTTNNLKQTDSMLISLESGGISNLSNSTESEYSPTLMPNGNSFSVIRVVNDQQKLWRYPLYPQQQSATPASELLTNINPIGYHAWVDDNRVMLFVLGEPQTLQIADVRKQSSQVLDKNLGPSLFAIPQSILMSYTVSIGEGEDT from the coding sequence ATGCCGAGCTTCGATATTTATACAGCTGATTTAAGTCTGCAAGGTAGTCAGCTAAAGGTAAGTCACCTTAAAGCCCTTACTAAGAGAGCAGAATATGATAACCAGCCTGTGTTTTTACCTGATGGTAATTCACTACTATATAGCGCTGCGCTGACCACTAACAACCTTAAGCAAACTGACAGTATGCTTATTTCACTTGAGTCTGGTGGGATCTCAAATCTTTCAAATTCAACAGAAAGTGAGTATTCACCAACGTTAATGCCTAATGGAAACAGTTTTTCTGTCATTCGGGTTGTGAACGACCAGCAAAAATTATGGCGTTATCCATTATACCCTCAACAACAATCAGCTACGCCTGCAAGTGAGTTGCTGACTAACATTAACCCCATTGGATACCACGCTTGGGTAGATGATAACCGAGTGATGTTGTTTGTTCTTGGAGAGCCCCAGACGCTGCAAATTGCTGATGTGCGAAAACAGTCGAGTCAAGTCCTGGATAAAAACCTCGGTCCAAGCTTGTTTGCGATACCACAATCGATATTGATGAGTTACACCGTATCGATTGGTGAAGGGGAAGATACCTAG
- a CDS encoding GMC oxidoreductase, which translates to MTTDLYIHESDQVYDAIVVGSGITGGWAAKEFCERGMQTLMIERGRVVEHRKDYVTEGKGPWEFENRTKVDNLLTEEKYTVQKKCYAFSDMTKQFFGNDKDLPYSTEQGTGFDWIRANQLGGKSLIWHRQSYRLSDYDFAANKEDGHGNDWPIRYKDLESWYSHVEKFAGISGSSENLEQLPDSEFLPAFEMTAPELHVKQKIEQQYPDRHLIMGRTAHLTQPTQLHLEQGRVTCQTRNECQKGCSFGAYFSTQSSTLPAAAKTGNLSIAPNSVVHSLIYDEKTQRVKGVRVVDNDDLSTREYFAKVVFLCASTLGSAQIMLNTKTKSFPNGIANSSGVLGHYLMDHNYNAGATGTVEGFEDEYYSGRRPSGILVPNFQYKPSLYKQTYVRGYGLSGGSHRENWQSNANQQGIGANFKDKLSKPGRWRMGLHAQGEMLPRFDNYMALHPTKTDKWGIPLIHIDCTWSENEKLMMADAEQTAAEMLTKAGLTEIDSYNSIETSNPGLAIHEVGTARMGKDPKESVLNSFNQCHDVTNLFVTDGASFCSSAVQNPSLTFMALTVRAVDYCVNEMKAMRI; encoded by the coding sequence ATGACTACAGATTTATATATTCACGAAAGCGACCAAGTATACGATGCCATTGTGGTAGGTTCGGGTATTACTGGAGGCTGGGCTGCTAAAGAGTTTTGTGAGCGCGGTATGCAGACCTTAATGATAGAGCGCGGGCGAGTAGTCGAACATCGAAAAGACTATGTTACTGAAGGAAAAGGCCCGTGGGAATTTGAAAATAGAACCAAGGTCGATAATTTACTCACTGAAGAAAAATACACGGTACAAAAAAAATGTTATGCCTTCAGCGACATGACAAAACAATTCTTTGGTAATGACAAAGACCTGCCTTACAGTACAGAACAAGGGACTGGGTTTGATTGGATAAGAGCCAATCAATTAGGGGGGAAATCCCTTATCTGGCATCGTCAGTCTTATCGACTCAGTGATTATGACTTTGCTGCTAATAAGGAAGATGGCCATGGTAATGATTGGCCTATTCGTTACAAAGATCTTGAGTCTTGGTACAGCCATGTGGAGAAATTTGCAGGCATAAGTGGCAGCTCAGAAAATCTTGAACAACTACCTGACAGTGAGTTTTTGCCCGCATTCGAAATGACTGCTCCCGAGTTACATGTGAAGCAAAAAATCGAGCAGCAATATCCAGATAGGCATCTCATCATGGGACGCACTGCACACTTAACCCAGCCTACACAATTACATTTAGAACAAGGCCGTGTTACCTGTCAAACCAGAAACGAATGTCAAAAGGGATGTTCTTTTGGAGCCTATTTTTCTACTCAAAGCTCTACTCTACCCGCTGCGGCTAAAACAGGTAACTTGTCGATTGCCCCGAACAGTGTGGTGCATAGTCTGATTTATGATGAAAAAACTCAACGCGTGAAAGGTGTAAGGGTGGTCGATAACGACGATCTTAGTACTCGAGAGTATTTTGCTAAAGTGGTGTTTTTATGCGCGTCGACTTTAGGCTCTGCGCAAATCATGTTAAATACCAAGACTAAATCCTTCCCAAATGGTATTGCTAACAGTTCTGGGGTGCTGGGTCATTATTTGATGGATCATAACTACAATGCAGGTGCTACAGGCACAGTGGAAGGTTTTGAAGATGAATATTATTCAGGTAGACGACCGTCTGGCATATTAGTCCCTAATTTTCAGTACAAACCCTCTTTATACAAACAAACTTATGTTCGTGGGTATGGATTGTCAGGTGGCAGTCATCGCGAAAACTGGCAGAGTAATGCTAATCAGCAAGGCATAGGTGCAAACTTCAAAGACAAACTTAGTAAACCAGGAAGATGGAGAATGGGCCTTCACGCACAAGGTGAAATGTTGCCACGTTTTGATAATTACATGGCATTACACCCCACTAAAACTGATAAATGGGGCATTCCACTCATCCACATCGATTGTACTTGGTCTGAGAACGAAAAATTAATGATGGCAGACGCCGAACAAACAGCAGCTGAGATGCTAACCAAAGCAGGGCTAACAGAAATCGATAGTTATAACTCGATCGAGACCAGCAACCCTGGTTTGGCTATTCATGAAGTCGGCACAGCACGGATGGGCAAAGATCCAAAAGAGTCAGTGTTAAACAGCTTTAATCAATGTCACGACGTTACTAATTTATTTGTAACCGATGGTGCAAGTTTTTGCTCAAGCGCGGTACAAAACCCTTCACTAACATTTATGGCTCTAACAGTAAGAGCGGTAGATTATTGTGTAAATGAGATGAAAGCGATGCGGATATAA
- a CDS encoding MFS transporter — MDVTANISDKDAKRIFRISCIALIVTSMTFAIRAGILGDLGQQYGLSGKELGWIASMAFLGFPVAMIFGGILYNAIGAKLIIWLAFIGHALGIVLTIFADGFWGLMISTFLIGIANGLVEAGCNPIIAQLYPNNKTTMLNRFHVWFPGGIVIGSLVSAGMTQMGLGWEAQVATMLIPTAIYGIMMLGFEFPEFNQAENSTRSNLKGLLNPIYLFLIVCMTMTAVSEFGPGQWINQILSASGAQPMLILAMITGIMAVGRFYAGPLVHKLSPAGVLFVSAILTSLGLFLMTQLQGSAVYFAAVVFALGVTYFWPTMIGCTSEYTPKTGALGMSLMGGAGMFAVGMWNPVIGSWIDSAAREAEIAGLAGNDLAMASGQAALNNLLYFPLALIVIFGGFYWFMRKENSEPSVR, encoded by the coding sequence ATGGATGTGACAGCCAACATTTCAGATAAAGACGCTAAACGCATTTTTCGTATAAGTTGTATAGCCCTAATAGTGACGTCTATGACCTTTGCTATTCGAGCAGGAATATTAGGTGATTTAGGTCAGCAATATGGCTTAAGCGGAAAAGAACTTGGCTGGATAGCCAGTATGGCCTTTTTAGGTTTCCCTGTTGCCATGATATTTGGCGGAATATTGTATAACGCTATCGGCGCTAAATTGATTATTTGGTTAGCCTTTATTGGTCATGCCTTAGGTATTGTATTAACTATTTTTGCTGATGGATTTTGGGGCTTGATGATCTCAACCTTCCTTATTGGCATCGCTAATGGTTTGGTAGAGGCAGGCTGTAACCCAATTATTGCGCAACTTTATCCCAACAATAAAACCACCATGTTAAACCGGTTTCACGTATGGTTTCCTGGCGGTATTGTGATTGGCTCTCTCGTCTCTGCAGGTATGACTCAAATGGGATTAGGCTGGGAAGCACAAGTCGCCACTATGTTAATTCCAACAGCTATTTACGGCATAATGATGTTAGGTTTTGAATTCCCTGAATTCAACCAAGCAGAAAACTCTACTCGCAGTAATTTAAAAGGCTTACTTAACCCTATATATCTGTTTTTAATTGTGTGCATGACCATGACAGCCGTCAGCGAATTTGGCCCAGGCCAATGGATCAATCAAATATTAAGCGCTTCTGGTGCACAGCCTATGCTTATCTTAGCGATGATTACCGGCATTATGGCCGTTGGTCGTTTTTATGCAGGCCCACTGGTGCATAAACTCAGTCCCGCTGGCGTATTATTTGTTTCAGCGATATTGACTAGTTTAGGATTGTTTCTAATGACGCAGTTACAAGGCAGTGCTGTTTATTTTGCTGCTGTTGTATTTGCTTTAGGTGTCACGTACTTCTGGCCAACAATGATTGGCTGTACCAGTGAATATACCCCTAAAACAGGTGCGTTAGGCATGTCACTCATGGGTGGCGCAGGTATGTTTGCGGTAGGTATGTGGAATCCAGTAATTGGGAGCTGGATAGATTCAGCAGCAAGAGAAGCTGAAATTGCGGGCTTAGCAGGTAACGACTTAGCAATGGCTTCAGGCCAAGCTGCATTGAATAACTTACTGTATTTCCCACTTGCTTTAATTGTTATTTTTGGCGGGTTTTATTGGTTTATGCGAAAAGAAAATTCTGAGCCAAGCGTCCGTTAA
- a CDS encoding sugar phosphate isomerase/epimerase family protein, translated as MKQIKGPGIYLAQFAGNDMPFNSFPDICNWAAGLGFKGIQVPTWDDRLFDLETAAKSQDYCDEIKGIASQAGLEITELSTHLQGQLVAVNPAYDQMFDGFAPKHLQNNPRARTEWAVQQMKYAAKASQRLGLKGHATFSGALLWHTMYPWPQRPAGLVEQGFAELAKRWLPILNAFDEAGVNVCYELHPGEDLHDGVTFERFLTAVDNHPRANILYDPSHFVLQQLDYLAFIDIYHERIKAFHVKDAEFNPNGRCGVYGGYQDWIDRPGRFRSLGDGQIDFKAIFSKLTQYNFDGWAVMEWECCIKHPLDGAAEGAKFISEHLIKPTDKAFDDFAGVEKNVAMNNKILGIK; from the coding sequence ATGAAACAAATCAAAGGCCCAGGCATATACCTTGCGCAATTTGCTGGCAATGACATGCCGTTCAATTCTTTTCCTGACATTTGTAATTGGGCAGCAGGATTAGGCTTTAAAGGCATTCAAGTGCCTACATGGGATGACCGCTTATTTGATTTAGAAACAGCGGCAAAAAGCCAAGACTACTGTGACGAAATCAAAGGCATTGCCAGTCAAGCTGGTCTAGAAATCACCGAGCTATCTACTCACCTGCAAGGCCAATTAGTGGCAGTAAACCCTGCTTATGACCAGATGTTTGACGGTTTTGCCCCAAAACATCTACAAAATAATCCCAGAGCACGCACCGAGTGGGCAGTTCAACAAATGAAATATGCTGCTAAAGCCAGTCAACGTTTAGGCTTAAAAGGTCATGCAACTTTTTCTGGTGCCTTATTGTGGCACACCATGTACCCATGGCCACAGCGCCCTGCCGGTTTGGTAGAACAGGGCTTTGCAGAATTAGCAAAACGATGGTTACCTATTTTAAACGCCTTTGATGAGGCAGGTGTAAACGTATGTTATGAATTGCATCCAGGCGAAGATTTACATGACGGTGTGACCTTTGAACGTTTTTTAACCGCGGTTGACAATCACCCACGAGCTAATATTTTATATGACCCAAGCCACTTTGTTTTACAACAACTCGACTACCTTGCCTTTATCGACATTTATCATGAGCGGATTAAAGCTTTCCATGTAAAAGATGCTGAATTCAACCCGAATGGACGATGTGGTGTATATGGCGGCTATCAAGATTGGATAGATAGGCCAGGACGCTTTCGCTCTCTGGGCGATGGTCAAATCGATTTTAAAGCTATATTCAGCAAATTGACCCAATACAACTTTGATGGATGGGCTGTGATGGAATGGGAATGTTGCATTAAACATCCCCTAGACGGGGCAGCAGAGGGGGCTAAATTTATTAGCGAACATCTGATTAAACCAACTGACAAAGCCTTTGATGACTTTGCCGGTGTAGAAAAAAACGTTGCCATGAATAATAAAATACTCGGTATTAAATAA
- the yjjX gene encoding inosine/xanthosine triphosphatase, whose product MIKIVVGSKNPVKISAARTAICDVLSLKEVECVGINAPSNVSEQPMNTEETKFGAINRVQYCQQHSQADFYIALEGGVDQFEYGPATFAFVAIANQKQMSIGRSCNLPLPPVIYQALKNGEELGHVMDRFFNTDNVKQKQGAIGLLTNGIATRESVYRQAIILAMAPFIHPELYTQ is encoded by the coding sequence ATGATAAAAATTGTAGTCGGATCAAAAAACCCAGTAAAAATTAGTGCTGCTCGAACCGCAATATGTGACGTTTTAAGTTTAAAAGAAGTGGAATGTGTGGGCATAAACGCTCCATCAAACGTATCTGAGCAGCCTATGAATACTGAGGAAACTAAATTTGGCGCCATCAATAGGGTGCAATATTGCCAACAACACTCTCAAGCTGACTTTTATATTGCGCTTGAAGGCGGGGTCGACCAATTCGAATACGGCCCAGCCACTTTTGCATTTGTAGCTATCGCAAATCAAAAGCAAATGTCTATAGGACGCAGTTGTAATCTGCCTTTGCCCCCCGTCATCTATCAAGCACTGAAAAACGGTGAAGAATTAGGTCATGTTATGGACAGATTTTTTAATACTGACAACGTCAAACAAAAGCAGGGTGCTATAGGCCTTTTAACCAATGGTATAGCCACAAGAGAAAGTGTATACCGACAAGCCATCATTCTTGCTATGGCCCCATTTATTCATCCTGAATTATATACGCAATAA
- the pdsS gene encoding proteobacterial dedicated sortase system histidine kinase, with translation MSRFRFGLRLKLLFFSSFLLAIPWLGYQYVWEMETYLRIGQEQTMVGTARAVATALHERPALFDSQSAYLTDVKPGTDLYAHKIAYPIQLDGKLDDWQDYRHLAIAYGQQNLIDPIQDYKLDSLHFKHMVGQYDRFLYAMFDVTDDKVLLRPNNSLRIDKNDHLQIAMTDKNGLFQRYIIAPSKPGWVNAYLLKDDLNSLQPERLETKIQGQWRDTSNGYQLELRFPLAMISSKIAFAIVDVDDPSTRTVEHIMGTANPSQVDSLGTVLVPSPEIEQILKGLKYSNARVWVVDKHMRVLARSGNIQRASGVQSDSQNNSHIGFGSGNKSLDQRSWWKYIENNWLLPLYYQILTKPPADFVDDLRDAFALQGQDISQALKGTPSSLWRLSSDNKAVIMSAAHPIYIDETVMGAVVVEQTTNGIRTLRNKALEQQFHYILLVILISTLALFLMASRISWRIRKLRNETESAIDQQGKIIGDIVPSTTRDEIGDLSRTFTHVLSRLSQYNTYLENMASRLSHELRTPVAIVNSSLDILLLEEQNPEKRQYVDRAKQGITRLSKILSNMSEATRLEQAIQSNDREPFDLDELLRGCVAGYRLAYAARKFDVQVSVSNSKFHGAPELFAQMLDKIIANAVEFSRENSAINLQMVNSDQGYVLTIANQGCLLPENMQHQLLDSMVSVRKQQNTEQPHLGLGLYIAKIIAQYHQGDIRIDNLKDKSGVVVTLVFKD, from the coding sequence ATGAGCCGATTTCGCTTTGGACTGCGTCTTAAATTACTTTTTTTCTCTTCTTTTTTACTGGCTATTCCTTGGTTGGGATATCAATACGTATGGGAAATGGAAACCTATCTGCGCATAGGCCAAGAGCAAACCATGGTAGGTACTGCTCGTGCTGTGGCTACTGCTTTACATGAGCGCCCTGCGTTATTTGATAGTCAATCAGCCTATTTAACTGACGTTAAACCAGGCACTGATTTATACGCCCATAAAATTGCCTATCCTATTCAACTGGACGGCAAGTTAGACGATTGGCAAGACTATCGGCATTTGGCCATTGCTTATGGGCAACAAAACCTGATTGATCCTATTCAAGACTACAAATTGGACAGCCTGCACTTTAAACATATGGTGGGGCAGTACGATAGATTCTTATATGCAATGTTTGATGTCACGGATGACAAAGTATTACTCAGGCCAAACAATAGTTTACGTATTGATAAGAACGATCACTTACAAATAGCCATGACAGATAAAAATGGTTTGTTTCAACGCTATATTATTGCACCGTCAAAGCCCGGTTGGGTGAACGCATACCTGCTAAAAGATGACTTAAACTCGTTACAGCCAGAAAGGTTAGAAACTAAGATTCAAGGGCAATGGAGGGATACGTCAAACGGTTATCAACTCGAATTACGTTTCCCCTTGGCTATGATTTCAAGCAAAATTGCGTTTGCTATTGTTGATGTTGATGACCCAAGTACTAGAACTGTGGAACACATAATGGGAACAGCTAATCCGTCGCAAGTTGATTCACTGGGCACTGTACTGGTGCCTTCGCCGGAAATAGAGCAAATTCTTAAAGGGCTTAAATACTCAAATGCTAGGGTTTGGGTGGTAGATAAACATATGCGGGTACTCGCTCGTTCGGGCAATATTCAAAGGGCGTCTGGCGTGCAGAGTGATTCACAGAATAACTCACATATTGGCTTTGGAAGTGGGAATAAGTCACTGGATCAACGCAGCTGGTGGAAATATATTGAAAACAACTGGTTGTTACCGCTTTATTATCAAATATTGACTAAACCACCTGCTGATTTTGTAGATGACCTACGTGACGCATTTGCATTACAAGGCCAAGATATAAGCCAAGCATTAAAGGGTACACCCAGTTCTTTGTGGCGCTTAAGTTCAGATAATAAAGCGGTGATTATGTCGGCTGCTCATCCTATTTATATTGATGAAACGGTAATGGGGGCCGTGGTAGTAGAACAAACTACCAATGGTATTCGTACCCTTAGAAATAAAGCTCTGGAACAGCAGTTTCATTATATATTGCTGGTTATTTTAATCAGTACACTGGCGTTATTTTTAATGGCTTCACGTATTTCTTGGCGTATTCGTAAACTTAGAAATGAAACCGAAAGTGCAATTGACCAACAAGGCAAAATTATTGGCGATATTGTGCCTTCGACTACCCGTGACGAAATAGGCGATTTATCGCGTACCTTTACTCATGTGCTAAGCAGGCTCAGCCAGTACAATACTTACTTAGAGAATATGGCTTCTCGTTTGTCTCATGAGTTACGCACTCCTGTGGCGATTGTTAATTCTTCGTTAGACATTCTGCTATTGGAAGAACAAAACCCAGAGAAAAGACAATACGTGGATCGTGCGAAACAAGGTATTACCCGATTAAGTAAAATACTCTCAAATATGAGTGAAGCAACACGATTAGAGCAGGCGATCCAAAGCAACGATCGGGAACCCTTTGATTTAGATGAATTATTAAGAGGTTGTGTGGCGGGCTATCGTTTAGCTTACGCCGCTAGAAAGTTTGATGTGCAAGTGTCGGTGTCTAATTCGAAATTTCATGGTGCCCCTGAGTTATTCGCTCAGATGTTAGATAAAATCATTGCCAATGCGGTTGAATTCAGTCGAGAAAATTCTGCAATTAACTTGCAAATGGTGAATAGTGATCAAGGTTATGTGCTGACCATTGCTAACCAAGGCTGTTTGCTACCAGAGAATATGCAACACCAATTGCTTGATTCTATGGTCTCAGTTCGCAAACAACAAAACACCGAGCAACCTCACTTAGGCTTAGGTTTGTATATTGCTAAAATCATTGCCCAATATCACCAAGGTGATATCAGAATAGATAATCTTAAAGATAAATCGGGTGTAGTGGTGACCCTGGTGTTTAAGGATTAA
- a CDS encoding Gfo/Idh/MocA family protein: MEQSTKIRMGMVGGGQDAFIGAVHRMAANLDGNIELVCGAFSSDPAKSISSGKKLYLPAERCYADYVQMFAAEAKLPKHQRMQFVSIVTPNHLHFPVAKAALEAGFHVLSDKPATFTLQEALDLADILKTSPQLYGLTHTYNGYPLIKQAKHLIATGVLGKIRKVVVEYSQDWLANKDDELSKQAQWRVDPSRAGVSCCMGDIGVHAANLAEYVTDTKISAMCADLNAVVDGRKLDDDGTVLLRFDSGARGVLMSSQIAVGEENNLRLRIYGDEGSIDWSQMEPNSLWLKSNTKSTQLIRTGVGEFCADAQAAMRIPAGHPEGYLEAFANIYQNFSKQIQAFEQGVPCSNETFDVPGIEQAIRGMAFIENTVKFSQSELKWHDFDLSPTINSGVS; encoded by the coding sequence ATGGAACAATCCACAAAAATAAGAATGGGAATGGTCGGTGGCGGCCAAGACGCATTTATCGGTGCAGTGCATCGTATGGCAGCTAATCTAGATGGCAATATTGAATTAGTATGCGGTGCTTTTAGTTCGGATCCAGCAAAAAGTATATCTTCAGGTAAAAAACTCTATTTACCTGCTGAGCGCTGTTATGCCGATTACGTACAAATGTTCGCTGCAGAAGCGAAGTTACCAAAGCACCAAAGAATGCAATTTGTGTCTATTGTTACGCCTAATCATTTGCATTTTCCTGTGGCTAAAGCGGCATTAGAAGCAGGGTTTCATGTACTCAGTGATAAGCCGGCTACTTTCACACTTCAAGAAGCGTTGGATTTAGCTGATATATTAAAAACCTCGCCTCAACTATACGGACTCACTCATACCTACAACGGTTATCCTTTGATTAAACAAGCCAAACACTTAATCGCCACTGGCGTTTTGGGGAAGATCAGAAAAGTTGTTGTGGAATACAGCCAAGATTGGTTGGCGAATAAAGATGATGAGCTTAGTAAACAAGCGCAGTGGCGTGTTGACCCATCAAGAGCAGGTGTCAGCTGCTGTATGGGTGACATCGGGGTACATGCCGCCAATTTGGCTGAATATGTGACAGATACAAAAATTTCAGCCATGTGTGCAGATTTAAACGCAGTGGTTGATGGCCGGAAGCTCGACGACGATGGCACCGTATTGTTACGCTTTGATAGTGGCGCTCGAGGGGTGTTGATGTCTAGTCAGATAGCGGTGGGCGAAGAAAATAATCTGCGTTTGCGGATATACGGAGATGAAGGCAGTATCGACTGGTCACAAATGGAGCCCAATAGTTTATGGCTAAAATCTAACACCAAATCGACCCAATTGATCCGCACGGGTGTGGGTGAATTTTGCGCAGATGCTCAGGCAGCCATGCGTATTCCCGCTGGACATCCTGAAGGTTATTTAGAAGCCTTCGCCAATATTTATCAAAATTTTTCGAAACAGATCCAAGCGTTTGAACAAGGTGTGCCATGCTCAAACGAAACATTCGATGTTCCTGGCATTGAACAAGCAATTCGAGGTATGGCTTTTATCGAAAACACGGTTAAATTTAGTCAGTCCGAATTGAAATGGCATGATTTCGATTTATCCCCCACCATAAATTCAGGAGTATCCTAA
- a CDS encoding MBL fold metallo-hydrolase gives MKIHQLKGYIQSIYLVEYPQQLLLLDGCCRVDISMLEQFITDDLSRPFSDLKLIVVTHMHPDHAGAAHKLRTITGCKIASANMPKQWYTGLSGRLSHLVDIALATWVASRIGKTRKNLWYSPHLKIDYALTDQDTLPGFDDWRVLLTAGHTDRDLSVLHIASMRIYVADLLVKVKDRFIPPIPVNYPQQYRASILKVQALRPASIMLAHGGEVMLTEQDFAHVLTVAPRKPFTIWTPAKNKLKRLLLRKKG, from the coding sequence TTGAAAATTCATCAGTTAAAAGGTTACATTCAATCGATTTATTTGGTCGAGTACCCACAACAATTGTTGCTGCTTGATGGCTGTTGTCGTGTAGATATCAGTATGCTTGAACAGTTTATTACTGACGACTTAAGTCGCCCCTTCTCTGACTTAAAACTGATTGTAGTCACTCATATGCATCCAGACCATGCTGGCGCAGCCCATAAATTACGAACAATAACGGGTTGTAAGATTGCTAGCGCCAATATGCCGAAGCAGTGGTATACAGGTCTAAGTGGCAGACTTTCGCACCTAGTAGATATTGCTCTAGCCACATGGGTGGCAAGTAGAATAGGCAAAACTAGAAAAAATCTATGGTATTCGCCTCATTTGAAAATTGACTATGCATTGACTGATCAAGATACATTACCTGGTTTTGATGACTGGCGTGTATTACTGACAGCAGGTCATACCGATCGTGACTTATCTGTTTTGCATATAGCTTCAATGCGAATTTATGTAGCAGATTTATTAGTTAAGGTAAAAGACCGTTTTATACCGCCGATCCCAGTGAATTATCCTCAACAATATAGGGCTTCAATTTTAAAAGTACAGGCCTTACGGCCTGCCTCTATTATGTTGGCCCATGGTGGTGAAGTCATGTTAACCGAGCAAGACTTTGCGCATGTGTTGACAGTGGCGCCTAGAAAACCTTTTACTATTTGGACGCCAGCTAAAAATAAATTGAAGCGTCTATTACTCAGAAAAAAAGGCTAA
- a CDS encoding gluconate 2-dehydrogenase subunit 3 family protein — protein sequence MSTNSNKTELDIHTDDQDNRRLFMKKMAALFGATTAAAVLSGCSLPVAEKFAVQRPKSSQNGTLFSEHELSVLYSLCETILPKTNTPSAVEVGCHEFIPHQLQHCHSKQQQDDCKQIINTVDMQALKKFGQTFILLQPQQQQQLLIDIESDSILSDIEKGQFKFLKALIVFGYFTSEVGTTQVLNYQPVPGGFIGSIPANLDTKSWGPQAYY from the coding sequence ATGTCCACTAATTCAAATAAAACCGAGTTAGATATACACACAGATGACCAAGATAACCGCCGTTTGTTTATGAAAAAGATGGCTGCTTTATTTGGTGCAACTACGGCTGCAGCAGTGCTGTCGGGTTGTAGTCTACCTGTGGCCGAAAAATTTGCGGTACAACGACCCAAATCATCCCAAAATGGTACGTTGTTTTCAGAACATGAATTGAGCGTTCTTTACAGCCTATGCGAAACCATACTGCCTAAAACAAACACCCCTAGTGCGGTCGAAGTGGGATGCCATGAATTTATTCCCCACCAGCTTCAACACTGCCACTCAAAACAGCAGCAAGATGACTGTAAGCAAATCATCAATACAGTGGATATGCAGGCGCTTAAAAAATTCGGTCAAACATTTATATTATTGCAACCCCAACAGCAGCAGCAACTTTTGATAGACATTGAAAGTGATAGCATATTGTCAGATATTGAAAAAGGTCAATTTAAGTTTCTTAAAGCATTGATCGTGTTTGGCTATTTCACCTCTGAAGTAGGCACCACACAAGTACTTAATTACCAACCTGTTCCTGGTGGTTTTATCGGTTCTATCCCTGCCAATTTAGATACAAAATCTTGGGGTCCACAGGCATATTATTAG